The Falco rusticolus isolate bFalRus1 chromosome 5, bFalRus1.pri, whole genome shotgun sequence genome has a segment encoding these proteins:
- the TMCC3 gene encoding transmembrane and coiled-coil domain protein 3 isoform X2 translates to MLRKVERHDMNTLSLPLNIRRGGSDTNLNFDVPDGVLEFHKVKLSADSLKQKILKVTEQIKVEQTARDGNVAEYLKLVNSADKQQAGRIKQVFEKKNQKSAHSIAQLQKKLEQYHKKLKDIEQNGSSKTTKDTSKDNLKDIQHGKPRISGHGTESSKSGVPGVSLTPPVFVFSKSREFANLIRNKFGSADNIAHLKNTLDEFRPETSSRTYGGSATIVAKPKYVSDDECSSGTSGSADSNGNTSFGHAVASTLDSQGKLSMILEELREIKDTQSQLADDIENLKTQFKRDYGFISQMLQEERYRYERLEDQLNDLTDLHQHETANLKQELASIEEKVAYQAYERSRDVQEALESCQTRVSKLELHQQEQQAQQSETVNAKVLLGKCINVILAFMTVILVCVSTIAKFIAPMMKSRFHIICTFFAVTLLAIFCKNWDHIICAIERMIIPR, encoded by the exons GTGGAAAGACATGACATGAATACCCTGAGTTTACCACTTAACATTCGCCGTGGAGGCTCTGACACCAACCTGAACTTTGATGTACCAGATGGGGTCCTGGAATTTCACAAAGTCAAGCTCAGTGCAGATagcttgaaacagaaaatcctCAAGGTTACGGAACAAATCAAAGTTGAACAAACAGCTCGAGATGGGAATGTGGCTGAGTATTTGAAACTGGTAAACAGTGCAGACAAGCAACAGGCTGGGCGCATTAAACAAGTCTTTGAGAAAAAGAACCAGAAATCTGCCCACTCCATTGCCCAGCTGCAGAAGAAGTTGGAACAGTATCACAAAAAGCTCAAGGATATTGAACAAAATGGATCTTCCAAAACTACTAAGGATACATCCAAAGATAACCTGAAAGATATTCAGCATGGAAAGCCTCGTATCTCTGGACACGGAACAGAGAGCAGCAAGTCGGGTGTGCCAGGTGTATCTTTGACACCAcctgtctttgttttcagcaaGTCTAGAGAGTTTGCAAACCTGATCCGAAACAAATTTGGTAGTGCAGACAACATTGCTCATCTCAAAAACACCTTGGATGAATTTCGGCCAGAAACGAGTTCTAGAACGTATGGGGGAAGTGCCACCATTGTTGCCAAACCAAAATACGTTAGTGATGATGAATGCTCAAGCGGAACCTCTGGCTCAGCAGATAGTAATGGGAATACTTCCTTTGGTCATGCTGTGGCAAGTACCCTGGACAGTCAAGGAAAGCTTTCCATGATTTTGGAGGAACTAAGGGAAATCAAGGACACACAGTCCCAATTAGCTGATGATATCgagaatttaaaaacacaatttaaaagaGACTATGGCTTTATTTCTCAGATGTTACAAGAGGAAAGATatag ATACGAAAGATTGGAAGACCAGCTAAATGACCTGACCGACCTTCATCAACATGAAACAGCAAACTTGAAACAAGAGCTAGCCAGCATAGAGGAGAAAGTGGCGTATCAGGCGTATGAGCGGTCACGAGATGTTCAG GAAGCCTTAGAATCATGCCAGACCCGGGTTTCAAAGCTGGAGCTTCATCAGCAAGAACAGCAAGCACAGCAGTCTGAAACAGTTAATGCCAAAGTGCTCCTGGGGAAATGTATAAATGTTATCCTGGCCTTCATGACTGTCATCTTAGTATGCGTTTCTACTATTGCAAAGTTCATTGCTCCTATGATGAAGAGCCGTTTTCATATCATCTGCACTTTTTTCGCAGTGACGCTGCTGGCAATATTTTGTAAGAACTGGGATCATATAATTTGTGCCATAGAAAGGATGATTATACCAAGATAA
- the TMCC3 gene encoding transmembrane and coiled-coil domain protein 3 isoform X1 produces MPGSDTALAVDRTYSDPERHRRRKTRVERHDMNTLSLPLNIRRGGSDTNLNFDVPDGVLEFHKVKLSADSLKQKILKVTEQIKVEQTARDGNVAEYLKLVNSADKQQAGRIKQVFEKKNQKSAHSIAQLQKKLEQYHKKLKDIEQNGSSKTTKDTSKDNLKDIQHGKPRISGHGTESSKSGVPGVSLTPPVFVFSKSREFANLIRNKFGSADNIAHLKNTLDEFRPETSSRTYGGSATIVAKPKYVSDDECSSGTSGSADSNGNTSFGHAVASTLDSQGKLSMILEELREIKDTQSQLADDIENLKTQFKRDYGFISQMLQEERYRYERLEDQLNDLTDLHQHETANLKQELASIEEKVAYQAYERSRDVQEALESCQTRVSKLELHQQEQQAQQSETVNAKVLLGKCINVILAFMTVILVCVSTIAKFIAPMMKSRFHIICTFFAVTLLAIFCKNWDHIICAIERMIIPR; encoded by the exons GTGGAAAGACATGACATGAATACCCTGAGTTTACCACTTAACATTCGCCGTGGAGGCTCTGACACCAACCTGAACTTTGATGTACCAGATGGGGTCCTGGAATTTCACAAAGTCAAGCTCAGTGCAGATagcttgaaacagaaaatcctCAAGGTTACGGAACAAATCAAAGTTGAACAAACAGCTCGAGATGGGAATGTGGCTGAGTATTTGAAACTGGTAAACAGTGCAGACAAGCAACAGGCTGGGCGCATTAAACAAGTCTTTGAGAAAAAGAACCAGAAATCTGCCCACTCCATTGCCCAGCTGCAGAAGAAGTTGGAACAGTATCACAAAAAGCTCAAGGATATTGAACAAAATGGATCTTCCAAAACTACTAAGGATACATCCAAAGATAACCTGAAAGATATTCAGCATGGAAAGCCTCGTATCTCTGGACACGGAACAGAGAGCAGCAAGTCGGGTGTGCCAGGTGTATCTTTGACACCAcctgtctttgttttcagcaaGTCTAGAGAGTTTGCAAACCTGATCCGAAACAAATTTGGTAGTGCAGACAACATTGCTCATCTCAAAAACACCTTGGATGAATTTCGGCCAGAAACGAGTTCTAGAACGTATGGGGGAAGTGCCACCATTGTTGCCAAACCAAAATACGTTAGTGATGATGAATGCTCAAGCGGAACCTCTGGCTCAGCAGATAGTAATGGGAATACTTCCTTTGGTCATGCTGTGGCAAGTACCCTGGACAGTCAAGGAAAGCTTTCCATGATTTTGGAGGAACTAAGGGAAATCAAGGACACACAGTCCCAATTAGCTGATGATATCgagaatttaaaaacacaatttaaaagaGACTATGGCTTTATTTCTCAGATGTTACAAGAGGAAAGATatag ATACGAAAGATTGGAAGACCAGCTAAATGACCTGACCGACCTTCATCAACATGAAACAGCAAACTTGAAACAAGAGCTAGCCAGCATAGAGGAGAAAGTGGCGTATCAGGCGTATGAGCGGTCACGAGATGTTCAG GAAGCCTTAGAATCATGCCAGACCCGGGTTTCAAAGCTGGAGCTTCATCAGCAAGAACAGCAAGCACAGCAGTCTGAAACAGTTAATGCCAAAGTGCTCCTGGGGAAATGTATAAATGTTATCCTGGCCTTCATGACTGTCATCTTAGTATGCGTTTCTACTATTGCAAAGTTCATTGCTCCTATGATGAAGAGCCGTTTTCATATCATCTGCACTTTTTTCGCAGTGACGCTGCTGGCAATATTTTGTAAGAACTGGGATCATATAATTTGTGCCATAGAAAGGATGATTATACCAAGATAA